A window from Salvelinus namaycush isolate Seneca unplaced genomic scaffold, SaNama_1.0 Scaffold659, whole genome shotgun sequence encodes these proteins:
- the LOC120042340 gene encoding E3 ubiquitin-protein ligase RNF19A-like — protein MSLHQLRGDRGGSGSERDLQSAASSISLPSVRKAPKKRRLSLRSLFSRRHRGDRDPKRKSQDLQSGGVDGIASVESIHSEICHGDKTSTLSAPVVASSSSEFLECPLCLLRHARDRFPDIMTCHHRSCADCLRQYLRIEISESRVNISCPECSERFNPHDIRIILGDQPLMEKYEEFMLRRWLVADPDCRWCPAPDCGYAVIAFGCASCPKITCGREGCGTEFCYHCKQLWHPNQTCDAARQQRAQSLRLRTFRSSSLNYSQESGAAADDIKPCPRCAAYIIKMNDGSCNHMTCAVCGCEFCWLCMKEISDLHYLR, from the exons ATGAGCCTGCACCAGCTGAGGGGGGATCGGGGGGGTTCTGGGTCTGAGAGGGACCTCCAGTCAGCTGCCTCCTCCATCAGCCTGCCCTCCGTCAGGAAGGCCCCCAAGAAGAGACGCCTCTCCCTGCGCTCGCTGTTCAGCCGGCGCCACCGTGGGGACCGAGACCCCAAGAGGAAATCACAGGACTTACAGAGCGGCGGTGTGGACGGGATCGCCAGTGTGGAGAGCATCCATTCAGAGATATGTCATGGAGACAAGACCTCGACGCTCTCCGCCCCTGTTGTggcctcttcctcctctgagtTCCTGGagtgtcctctctgtctcctccgcCACGCCAGAGACCGTTTCCCTGACATCATGACCTGCCACCACCGCTCCTGTGCTGATTGCCTGCGCCAGTACTTACGGATAGAGATCAGCGAGTCGCGCGTCAACATCAGCTGTCCAGAGTGCTCCGAGCGGTTCAACCCCCACGACATACGCATCATCCTGGGAGACCAGCCCCTCATGGAGAAGTACGAGGAGTTCATGTTGAGGAGATGGCTGGTGGCCGACCCTGACTGCCGCTGGTGCCCCGCCCCTGACTGCGG GTATGCAGTCATTGCCTTTGGCTGTGCCAGCTGTCCTAAGATCACGTGTGGACGTGAGGGGTGTGGCACAGAGTTCTGCTACCACTGTAAACAGCTGTGGCACCCCAACCAGACGTGCGATGCCGCTCGGCAGCAGAGAGCCCAGAGCCTGAGGCTACGCACCTTCCGTTCCTCATCTCTCAACTACAGCCAGGAGAGTGGGGCTGCAG CTGATGACATCAAGCCGTGTCCGCGCTGCGCTGCTTACATCATCAAGATGAACGACGGCAGCTGTAACCACATGACCTGCGCCGTGTGCGGCTGTGAGTTCTGCTGGCTCTGCATGAAGGAGATCTCTGACCTGCACTACCTGAGGTGA